A stretch of Mucilaginibacter terrae DNA encodes these proteins:
- a CDS encoding response regulator, translated as MQKRILLLDNDGDLLRLADDMMYYGYSDVHITSDSHSVYSIAKNYKPDLIILDFLLIEERDASICETFKHDEEFKDVPVILISAYQNKKIDLESFSHDALFMKPLDTEKLASAINYLVAS; from the coding sequence ATGCAAAAAAGGATATTATTACTGGATAACGACGGCGACCTTCTGCGCCTGGCTGACGATATGATGTATTACGGATACTCAGATGTGCACATCACGTCCGACAGCCATTCGGTGTATTCGATCGCCAAAAACTACAAGCCCGATTTGATCATCCTCGATTTTTTACTGATCGAAGAGCGCGATGCCAGCATTTGCGAAACCTTTAAGCATGATGAGGAATTTAAAGATGTTCCGGTAATACTTATTTCGGCCTACCAGAATAAGAAAATAGACCTGGAAAGCTTTAGCCACGATGCCCTATTTATGAAACCTTTAGATACCGAAAAACTCGCTTCAGCTATTAACTACCTGGTGGCTTCGTAA
- a CDS encoding ATP-grasp domain-containing protein: MTETSTQPLVIGVTGLNAIDSPGPGVAVIRALREGLGNVRIIGLAYESLEPGAYLHDWVDKTYHIPYPSAGVQALVERLEHIQTIEHMDVLIPNFDAELYNFIKVSAQLRLMGIHTFLPSHEQLDARDKLNLSAFGKKYNLHVPQSKNIHHANDLIKVAEELNYPMVVKGRFYEAQVVYNIDQAKKAFYHLSARWGTPVIVQEFVKGTEINVAALGNGQGNTLSIVPMRKLYITDKGKAWAGITIQDDSLLQVARDFTQATHWRGGFELEIMRDNNGKLFIMEVNPRFPAWIYLTAAAGQNQPAALVKMALGQPVEPFTDYKVGKIFIRYAWDHVTDVSEFQQLSAFGEL, from the coding sequence ATGACCGAAACCTCTACTCAACCCTTAGTTATTGGTGTTACCGGGCTCAATGCCATTGATAGTCCGGGCCCTGGCGTGGCCGTTATACGGGCCTTGCGCGAGGGGTTAGGCAATGTGCGCATTATTGGTTTAGCATACGAGTCGTTAGAACCGGGTGCTTACCTGCACGATTGGGTTGATAAAACCTATCATATCCCCTATCCATCGGCCGGGGTACAAGCACTGGTTGAACGTTTGGAGCACATTCAAACCATTGAACATATGGATGTGCTGATACCTAATTTTGATGCCGAGCTATATAACTTTATTAAGGTAAGCGCACAGTTGCGCTTAATGGGCATACATACATTTTTACCCTCTCACGAGCAGTTGGATGCCCGCGATAAGCTCAACCTATCGGCATTTGGTAAAAAGTACAACCTGCACGTGCCGCAATCAAAAAACATACACCATGCAAATGATCTAATTAAAGTTGCCGAAGAATTGAATTACCCCATGGTGGTTAAAGGCCGGTTTTACGAGGCACAGGTGGTGTACAATATTGATCAGGCTAAAAAAGCATTTTACCATTTAAGCGCGCGTTGGGGTACACCGGTTATAGTTCAGGAATTTGTTAAAGGAACCGAAATAAACGTAGCTGCCTTAGGCAACGGCCAGGGTAATACCCTGAGTATTGTGCCCATGCGCAAACTATATATAACCGATAAGGGCAAGGCCTGGGCAGGTATTACTATACAAGATGACAGCTTGCTACAAGTGGCCCGTGATTTTACACAGGCCACCCACTGGCGCGGCGGCTTTGAACTGGAAATAATGCGCGATAACAACGGCAAGCTTTTTATTATGGAAGTAAACCCTCGTTTCCCGGCATGGATATATTTAACGGCTGCGGCGGGGCAAAATCAGCCTGCAGCATTGGTAAAAATGGCTTTGGGACAACCGGTTGAACCCTTTACTGATTATAAAGTTGGCAAAATTTTCATCCGCTATGCCTGGGACCACGTGACGGATGTGAGCGAGTTTCAACAGCTATCGGCGTTTGGAGAGCTTTAG
- a CDS encoding dioxygenase family protein, with the protein MERKNFLRSLIIGAASAPVFLDACKKDSSDSTASTETVSNTGSSSASNSCTVAPTETEGPFPTKAPASYVRSDITDGRSGYKTTVKITINSTSTCAALANTMVDIWHCDAEGNYSEYGGSGMQSTNYTSVHFLRGRQTTDANGVVTFTTIFPGWYSGRATHIHVHVYNSSGTSLKVTQIAFPEGTGSAVAIVNGYGKGLTGYTYNKSDNVFSDDSTGIEIATVTGSIAAGFELTKLINV; encoded by the coding sequence ATGGAGAGGAAGAATTTTTTAAGAAGCCTGATCATCGGCGCGGCATCGGCCCCGGTATTTTTAGATGCCTGTAAAAAAGATAGTTCGGATAGCACTGCAAGCACCGAAACCGTAAGCAACACCGGCAGCAGTTCGGCATCAAACAGTTGTACCGTTGCCCCTACCGAAACCGAAGGCCCTTTCCCCACAAAAGCTCCGGCATCATACGTGCGCAGCGATATTACTGATGGTCGCAGCGGCTACAAAACAACGGTTAAAATAACCATAAACAGTACCAGTACGTGCGCGGCATTGGCTAATACCATGGTTGATATTTGGCATTGCGATGCCGAGGGTAACTATTCGGAATATGGCGGATCAGGCATGCAAAGCACCAACTACACCTCCGTACATTTTTTACGTGGCCGCCAAACCACCGATGCCAACGGCGTGGTAACGTTTACTACTATTTTTCCGGGCTGGTATTCGGGGCGGGCAACGCACATACATGTGCACGTGTATAATTCATCGGGAACCTCGTTAAAGGTAACGCAAATTGCTTTTCCCGAAGGTACAGGTTCGGCAGTGGCTATTGTAAATGGTTACGGCAAAGGCTTAACCGGCTACACTTACAACAAAAGCGATAATGTTTTTAGCGATGATAGCACAGGCATTGAAATTGCCACGGTTACGGGCAGTATAGCCGCCGGTTTTGAGCTAACCAAGCTCATTAATGTTTAA
- a CDS encoding PqqD family protein, producing MKLKKNIATSENGFIFNPATGDSFSGNAIAADILALMKAGHSSDEVKQQLLNKYDVEPAQLNRDWEDWILQLKEANLLEA from the coding sequence ATGAAACTGAAGAAGAATATTGCCACCAGCGAGAACGGGTTTATATTTAACCCCGCCACGGGCGATTCATTTTCGGGCAATGCCATTGCGGCCGATATACTGGCCCTGATGAAAGCCGGGCATTCATCAGATGAAGTTAAACAGCAGTTATTAAATAAATACGATGTAGAACCCGCTCAACTTAACCGCGACTGGGAAGACTGGATTTTACAACTCAAAGAAGCCAACCTGCTTGAAGCCTGA
- a CDS encoding YtxH domain-containing protein, giving the protein MGLLKWAVVGAAAAYGIKYITEKRKEDGKSIIDDWNEKAPEWIEKAKQYTDEAVSKATSKIRENYQ; this is encoded by the coding sequence ATGGGTTTATTGAAATGGGCAGTTGTTGGTGCAGCTGCAGCCTACGGCATCAAATACATCACCGAGAAACGTAAAGAAGACGGCAAATCTATCATTGACGATTGGAACGAAAAAGCTCCGGAATGGATAGAAAAAGCCAAGCAATATACTGATGAAGCTGTTTCTAAAGCAACCAGCAAAATCAGGGAAAATTACCAATAA
- a CDS encoding pirin family protein — MMSTLTPGTIYLADRRGFAQANGLQRYSTLNFGNYYDDARHPVGRLKAFNDEMLAGLQSTATNVDEATYIVIIPVTGALNYGDTLGSKTVVDVGEVYVSYLTAQSSYTLSNPYEVDWINYLQIHIQADTLEEDRINMLFELDLDAKPDNLATVIPTTNNILPFALSIGRFSGRKEAIYRPKSGSQLFAFALAGAFEMQGRLLHERDGLALWNAAEVDLEALSNNALILIIELLTAA, encoded by the coding sequence ATGATGAGCACCCTAACTCCCGGCACTATTTACCTGGCCGATAGGCGCGGCTTTGCTCAAGCCAACGGCTTGCAGCGATACAGTACCCTTAATTTTGGTAATTATTATGACGATGCGCGGCACCCGGTAGGCCGGTTAAAAGCTTTTAACGATGAGATGCTGGCCGGACTACAAAGTACCGCAACTAATGTTGATGAGGCGACTTATATAGTGATCATACCAGTTACCGGGGCATTAAATTATGGAGACACGTTGGGCAGCAAAACCGTGGTAGATGTTGGCGAAGTTTACGTAAGCTATTTAACAGCCCAAAGCAGCTATACCCTGAGCAACCCTTACGAGGTTGATTGGATAAATTACCTGCAAATTCATATACAGGCGGACACTCTTGAAGAAGATCGGATAAACATGCTGTTTGAACTTGATTTGGATGCAAAGCCAGATAATTTGGCAACGGTTATTCCTACAACAAATAACATATTGCCATTTGCATTGAGCATAGGCAGGTTTAGTGGCCGTAAAGAAGCCATTTACCGGCCTAAATCGGGGTCGCAACTGTTTGCCTTTGCCCTGGCCGGAGCATTTGAAATGCAGGGCCGCCTTTTGCACGAGCGCGATGGATTAGCTTTGTGGAATGCTGCAGAAGTTGATTTAGAAGCACTAAGCAATAACGCCCTGATACTGATTATCGAGCTACTGACAGCTGCTTAG
- a CDS encoding LutC/YkgG family protein — translation MKDNTTSKEKMLKKVRKALLERRDNPYPNLEDQPLYAAPAEDDLLEVMFAEEFVAVAGQFVFCEDEIQFIESLLNLAEARNWHKIYCWEPGLQEILAQYDYPYYETDKDFEQAEVGFTLCEALVARNGSILLSNAGMAGRRLSIYPPVHIVLAYTSQLVLDLKDGFKLIQDKYGRHLPSMITTVTGPSRTADIEKTLVLGAHGPKELFVFLLDG, via the coding sequence ATGAAGGACAACACTACCTCGAAAGAAAAAATGCTGAAAAAGGTGCGCAAGGCACTCCTTGAGCGCCGCGACAACCCATACCCTAACCTCGAAGACCAGCCTTTATATGCAGCACCCGCCGAGGATGATTTGCTGGAGGTAATGTTTGCCGAAGAGTTTGTAGCAGTAGCCGGTCAGTTTGTTTTTTGTGAGGACGAAATACAGTTCATTGAATCGTTATTAAACCTGGCCGAGGCACGCAACTGGCATAAAATATACTGTTGGGAGCCCGGCTTGCAGGAAATACTGGCACAATACGATTACCCATACTACGAAACCGACAAAGATTTTGAACAAGCCGAAGTTGGCTTTACCCTTTGCGAAGCCCTGGTAGCCCGCAATGGCAGTATATTACTCAGTAACGCGGGTATGGCCGGCAGGCGGTTAAGCATCTATCCGCCCGTACATATTGTGCTGGCCTACACCTCACAACTGGTACTCGATCTAAAAGACGGATTTAAGCTCATTCAGGATAAATACGGTCGTCACCTGCCCAGCATGATTACCACCGTAACAGGTCCAAGCCGTACCGCCGATATTGAGAAAACACTGGTATTAGGAGCGCATGGTCCTAAGGAGTTGTTTGTGTTTTTATTAGATGGGTAA
- a CDS encoding Sec-independent protein translocase subunit TatA/TatB, translated as MGGLGTPELILIVAAILLLFGGKKLPELMRGLGRGVKEFNDAKGEA; from the coding sequence ATGGGCGGATTAGGAACACCGGAGCTGATACTGATTGTGGCAGCCATACTATTGCTTTTTGGCGGCAAAAAACTACCCGAATTAATGCGTGGCTTAGGCCGCGGCGTAAAAGAGTTTAATGATGCCAAGGGTGAAGCCTGA
- a CDS encoding urea transporter, with the protein MKKRILHFFQALLNSYAILFFSQNSVLGALLVVVSFFNPAAGLSGLVAVCASLLLVNALGFVKENIQAGLYTFNSLLLGIGLGTFYYYNTAFWLWLGAACVITVVLSVTLTAWLGKYGLPALSLPFVLAFWLLLSAVTGYTEMGLLPKESYMLNELSPGYHSSANMLFAGFNQMPLPPTVSLFFRALSAVLFQDNVMAGIVMSIGLFIHSRISFSLLVLGFAAACLLNGLTHIYPDGVSHYHLGVNFMMVTVAIGGFFLIPSWRSYLWAVVGVPVAFLVVGACTKMLSIYSLPVLSLPFCIITLSLLYFFILRANPGRLQLTPVQHYSPETNLYQYYNNRERQHDAQYFKLNLPFMGSWTVTQGYHGDITHKGGWAHALDFAILDEDGQSHLPDATLPEHFYCFGKPVLACADGVVDSLINHVPDNEIGQVNTVQNWGNCIVIRHLSGLYTQVSHLKQYSAKVNVGDFVKQGDLLALCGNSGRSPLPHLHFQAQAAPYIGSRTVPYPFAAYIGKQGADEKLFNFKIPEAGTVVSSLEINPMLKAAFSLQPGYTASMVTANGETQTWEVHTDSLNHTYLYSVQDDSMAYFVNNDTSFYFTSFFGNQSSLLYSFYLAAYRVVYSVGNVATVTDSYPLQMEGSHIGMWLHDLVAPFYRFNRRGYQSCSQHQHNKIIIHATEYQETAGSKKQVMEACIQIDNNGVAGFTLTRNKQKTEAQWYTVSTY; encoded by the coding sequence TTGAAAAAACGCATACTACACTTCTTCCAGGCGCTGCTCAACAGCTATGCTATTTTGTTTTTTTCGCAAAATAGTGTGCTGGGTGCTTTGCTGGTAGTGGTGTCGTTTTTTAACCCGGCGGCGGGGTTAAGTGGTTTGGTGGCAGTATGCGCAAGTTTGTTACTGGTAAACGCGTTGGGGTTTGTTAAAGAAAATATTCAAGCGGGGCTCTATACGTTTAACTCGCTGCTGTTAGGGATTGGGTTAGGTACCTTCTATTATTACAATACAGCTTTTTGGCTTTGGCTGGGGGCAGCATGTGTAATAACGGTGGTGCTATCAGTTACGTTAACGGCCTGGTTAGGTAAATATGGCTTGCCTGCATTATCATTGCCTTTTGTACTGGCTTTCTGGCTGTTGCTTTCGGCCGTAACCGGTTATACCGAAATGGGGCTGTTACCTAAAGAAAGCTATATGCTCAACGAGCTATCGCCCGGTTATCATAGCAGCGCTAACATGCTTTTTGCCGGGTTTAATCAAATGCCTTTACCACCTACCGTAAGTCTTTTCTTCAGGGCATTAAGTGCGGTGCTGTTTCAGGATAATGTAATGGCGGGTATTGTGATGAGCATTGGCTTGTTTATTCACTCGCGCATTAGTTTTAGCTTACTGGTGCTGGGTTTTGCTGCGGCCTGCCTGCTCAACGGCCTTACTCATATATATCCTGATGGGGTTAGCCACTACCACTTAGGGGTTAACTTTATGATGGTTACGGTGGCTATCGGCGGGTTCTTCCTGATACCATCGTGGCGGTCGTACCTGTGGGCGGTGGTGGGTGTACCGGTGGCCTTTTTGGTGGTGGGCGCCTGTACCAAAATGTTGAGTATTTACAGTTTGCCGGTGCTATCATTACCGTTTTGCATTATCACCTTATCATTGTTGTACTTTTTTATACTACGGGCAAATCCCGGCAGATTACAGTTAACACCCGTGCAGCATTACTCGCCCGAAACCAATTTATACCAATACTATAACAACCGCGAACGCCAGCACGATGCACAGTACTTTAAGCTAAATCTGCCGTTTATGGGCAGCTGGACGGTTACCCAGGGGTATCACGGCGATATTACCCACAAAGGCGGCTGGGCGCATGCGCTGGATTTTGCCATACTGGACGAAGACGGCCAAAGCCACCTGCCCGATGCCACCCTTCCAGAACACTTTTATTGTTTTGGCAAACCCGTTTTAGCTTGCGCCGATGGCGTGGTGGACTCCTTGATTAACCACGTGCCCGACAATGAAATTGGACAGGTAAACACCGTACAAAACTGGGGTAATTGTATCGTCATCCGTCACCTTAGCGGCTTGTACACGCAGGTATCGCATTTAAAACAATATTCGGCAAAGGTTAACGTGGGCGATTTTGTTAAGCAGGGCGATTTACTGGCTCTGTGCGGAAACTCCGGCCGCTCGCCCCTACCGCATTTGCATTTCCAGGCACAGGCTGCACCTTACATTGGATCGCGTACTGTGCCATACCCTTTTGCTGCTTACATTGGCAAACAGGGTGCTGATGAAAAACTCTTTAATTTTAAAATACCCGAAGCCGGAACAGTGGTTAGCTCCCTCGAAATTAACCCAATGCTTAAAGCGGCTTTTAGTTTGCAACCGGGTTACACTGCCAGCATGGTTACCGCTAATGGAGAAACCCAAACCTGGGAAGTACATACCGATTCGCTTAACCATACCTACTTGTACAGTGTGCAGGATGATTCGATGGCTTACTTCGTTAATAACGATACCTCGTTTTACTTTACCAGTTTTTTTGGCAACCAATCATCGTTATTGTATAGCTTTTACCTGGCCGCCTATCGCGTGGTTTATAGCGTAGGCAATGTGGCCACCGTTACCGATAGCTACCCGCTGCAAATGGAAGGCTCCCATATAGGCATGTGGCTGCATGATTTGGTTGCGCCGTTTTACCGTTTTAACAGGCGTGGCTATCAAAGCTGCAGCCAGCATCAGCATAATAAAATCATCATTCACGCAACAGAATACCAGGAAACAGCCGGTAGTAAAAAGCAGGTTATGGAGGCTTGCATACAAATAGATAACAATGGGGTGGCCGGATTTACACTTACCCGCAATAAGCAAAAAACAGAAGCACAATGGTATACCGTAAGTACTTATTAG
- a CDS encoding DUF6358 family protein, with the protein MALKLLLNVLYTIGILVSLYTIYWGVTNGRWEFIVGGAFVGIIFFLLKITLMKEVRAMQKPVPKGKK; encoded by the coding sequence ATGGCTTTAAAGCTTTTATTAAACGTACTTTATACCATTGGCATTTTGGTGAGCCTGTATACCATTTACTGGGGTGTTACCAATGGCCGCTGGGAATTTATTGTGGGTGGTGCATTTGTGGGCATTATTTTCTTTTTGCTCAAAATAACGCTCATGAAAGAGGTAAGGGCTATGCAAAAGCCGGTGCCTAAGGGTAAAAAATAA
- a CDS encoding rhodanese-like domain-containing protein — translation MKEVTVEDLQRMKENGEDFQLIDVREDFEYQMSNLEGENIPLSGVLIEADKISHDKPVVIMCRSGKRSAMAVMQLEQQGYENLYNLKGGILAWQQEIDPTISVY, via the coding sequence ATGAAAGAAGTAACTGTAGAAGACCTGCAAAGGATGAAGGAAAACGGCGAAGATTTTCAGCTTATTGACGTGCGCGAAGATTTTGAATACCAGATGTCGAACCTTGAGGGCGAAAATATTCCGTTGAGCGGCGTGCTTATTGAGGCCGACAAAATTAGCCACGATAAACCGGTAGTTATTATGTGCCGTAGCGGTAAGCGCAGCGCCATGGCCGTTATGCAGTTAGAGCAGCAAGGTTACGAAAACCTGTACAACTTAAAAGGCGGTATACTGGCCTGGCAACAAGAAATTGATCCAACCATAAGCGTGTACTAA
- a CDS encoding SulP family inorganic anion transporter produces MNTAFRLFNFSQKVNYKNEVLAGLTVAMTMMPESLSFAILAGFPPLVGLYAAFIMGLVTAVLGGRPGLISGGAGATVVVLIALMKSHGIEYVFAAVALAGVFQILVGLFKLGKFIRLVPQPVMYGFVNGLAVIIFTAQLEQFKTVVNGQTTWLSGTPLLIMGGLVALTIAIVFIFPRITKAVPPSLVAIIVVFLIVLGFGIHTKTVKDIAAVSGGFPPFHIPVVPFDFDTLKLIFPYSLIMAGVGLTEGLLTLSLVDEMTATRGNSNRECVAQGTANILNGFFFGMGGCPMIAQTLVNLSAGARARLSGIIAALTILLIILFGAPIIERVPMAALTGVMIMVAIGTFEWASFRIINKMPKQDIFVGMLVALITIWLHNLALAVLIGVIISALVFAWESAKRIRARKYIDEQGTKHYEIYGPLFFGSITAFNEKFDVANDPAEVIIDFKDSRVADMSAIEALNKLTERYKQAGKTLHLLHLSNDCRLLLKNAEDVIELNIMEDPGYRVVSKG; encoded by the coding sequence ATGAATACAGCTTTCCGTCTTTTTAACTTTTCGCAAAAGGTAAACTATAAAAATGAGGTTTTGGCAGGTTTAACCGTGGCCATGACCATGATGCCCGAATCTCTTTCATTCGCCATATTGGCGGGGTTTCCGCCTTTGGTGGGTTTATATGCGGCTTTTATAATGGGTTTAGTAACAGCAGTGTTAGGCGGAAGACCGGGGCTGATCTCGGGCGGTGCCGGTGCTACGGTGGTAGTACTTATTGCGCTGATGAAATCGCACGGTATCGAGTATGTGTTTGCAGCCGTAGCTTTAGCCGGCGTTTTTCAAATATTAGTGGGCTTATTTAAGCTTGGAAAGTTTATAAGACTGGTGCCTCAACCCGTTATGTATGGTTTTGTAAACGGATTAGCTGTTATTATTTTCACAGCTCAGTTAGAACAATTTAAAACCGTTGTAAACGGGCAAACTACATGGCTAAGCGGTACACCCTTGCTTATTATGGGCGGATTAGTGGCCTTAACTATTGCCATTGTGTTCATATTTCCGCGTATTACCAAGGCGGTGCCTCCATCATTAGTAGCTATTATAGTGGTGTTTTTAATTGTGCTTGGTTTTGGTATTCACACTAAAACGGTTAAAGATATTGCTGCCGTTAGTGGTGGTTTTCCGCCTTTTCATATACCGGTTGTGCCTTTTGATTTTGATACGCTGAAACTTATATTTCCATACTCGTTGATTATGGCTGGCGTAGGTTTAACCGAAGGCTTACTTACCCTTAGCCTTGTTGATGAAATGACCGCCACCCGGGGCAATAGTAACCGCGAATGTGTAGCGCAGGGAACCGCCAATATTTTAAACGGCTTCTTTTTTGGGATGGGCGGTTGCCCTATGATCGCACAAACGCTGGTTAACCTGTCGGCAGGGGCAAGGGCCCGCTTGTCGGGCATTATTGCGGCTTTAACCATATTGCTGATCATCCTGTTTGGTGCGCCAATTATTGAGCGAGTGCCCATGGCGGCCTTAACCGGGGTAATGATCATGGTTGCTATCGGTACGTTTGAGTGGGCCAGTTTCCGCATCATCAACAAAATGCCTAAGCAGGATATTTTTGTGGGGATGTTGGTTGCGCTCATCACTATTTGGTTACATAATCTGGCCTTGGCCGTTTTAATTGGCGTAATTATTTCGGCACTGGTATTTGCGTGGGAAAGTGCCAAACGGATACGCGCCCGCAAATACATTGATGAACAAGGAACCAAGCATTACGAAATTTATGGTCCGCTGTTTTTTGGTTCGATAACGGCTTTTAACGAGAAATTTGATGTTGCCAACGACCCCGCCGAGGTGATCATTGATTTTAAAGACAGCCGTGTTGCCGACATGTCGGCCATTGAGGCCTTAAACAAGTTGACTGAACGTTACAAGCAAGCCGGTAAAACCCTTCACCTGCTTCACCTGAGTAATGATTGCCGCTTACTACTCAAAAATGCCGAAGATGTGATTGAACTAAATATTATGGAAGACCCGGGGTACAGGGTGGTTTCGAAAGGGTAG
- a CDS encoding tetratricopeptide repeat protein produces the protein MEVLKRIAFAAGGLLLTLQVQAQSAAAMQKAYQNSYTNESKKNYILAINDIKPFYSDSDYESNLRLGWLYFLSKNYTASEAYYAKAVNLKPNAIEARFGYVKPLSLLEKNDKVLAQYNAILKTDPQNTQANYWAGIIHYYRKQYDAAAQYFIKVVTLYPFDYDGNHMLAWSYLLAGKKQQARPYFEQALLIKPDDASSVDGLSKSK, from the coding sequence ATGGAAGTTTTGAAACGAATAGCTTTTGCAGCCGGAGGCCTCCTGCTTACTTTACAAGTGCAGGCACAATCGGCCGCGGCCATGCAAAAGGCTTATCAAAATAGCTACACCAACGAGAGTAAGAAGAATTACATTTTAGCCATTAATGATATTAAGCCGTTTTACAGCGATAGCGATTATGAATCAAATCTTCGATTGGGATGGCTGTACTTTCTGAGTAAAAACTACACCGCATCCGAAGCTTATTATGCCAAGGCGGTTAACCTCAAACCAAACGCCATCGAGGCGCGGTTTGGTTATGTAAAACCCCTTTCGCTGCTCGAAAAAAACGACAAGGTGCTGGCTCAATACAATGCCATTTTAAAAACCGATCCGCAAAATACACAGGCCAATTACTGGGCCGGCATTATTCATTATTACCGTAAGCAGTACGATGCCGCCGCCCAATATTTTATAAAGGTGGTAACCCTGTACCCGTTTGATTATGATGGCAACCACATGCTGGCCTGGAGTTATTTACTTGCCGGTAAAAAACAACAAGCGCGTCCGTATTTTGAGCAAGCACTGTTAATTAAGCCTGATGATGCGTCGAGTGTGGATGGTTTGAGTAAGAGTAAGTAA